GAGGGCGTTTGCCTCCGATGAAGTCCCGCACCAGCTCGGCTATGCGCGCCTGGTCTGCGGTCCAGACCACGTGGTCGTCGCCGGGCAGCTCGACATACAGCGCGCTGGGGATCCGCTCAGCAAGAAAGCGCCCATGGCTTACATTGACGACCCGGTCGCCGGTCCGGTGGATGATCAGAGTGGGAAGGGTGATCTGGTCCAGCACATCCGTGATATCGATTTCGATGGCCGCGCGAACGATCGTCTGGAGCGTGCCCGGAGAGACAAGGTAGCGAGCCGCCCTTGACCAGTCCCGGGCGTCCGCGCCGCTGAGGGAAAAGCTTGGGGCCCATATGGCATGCCCGGTGCCGCGCTCGAACAGCTCGTAAAAAGCCGAGGTTACGGCCTCGATCTGTCCGGGTTTGTCCGACAGCAGCGCGTAGATGCTCTTGTTCCAGTCCAGCTTGGCAAAGGAG
The sequence above is drawn from the Candidatus Methylomirabilota bacterium genome and encodes:
- a CDS encoding alpha/beta hydrolase produces the protein MTTLPETKYAKSGDYHIAYQTIGTGPPDLVFMHGWISHIEHMWEEPRVARFLDRLASFSRLILLDKRGTGMSDPFKEGEVPTVEQHAADIEAILDATKTEKAVVMGLGEGGAAAAFFAATRPERTVALVMIDSFAKLDWNKSIYALLSDKPGQIEAVTSAFYELFERGTGHAIWAPSFSLSGADARDWSRAARYLVSPGTLQTIVRAAIEIDITDVLDQITLPTLIIHRTGDRVVNVSHGRFLAERIPSALYVELPGDDHVVWTADQARIAELVRDFIGGKRP